The following proteins are co-located in the Dyadobacter chenwenxiniae genome:
- a CDS encoding RNA ligase family protein, with protein MDKFSEYEKIPSNLQRLIQDERTADLVYKFKWIATEKLHGANFSIIYIDKKLRFAKRKGYLNWKDDFFGFQLFVSRNENKILELFEQLERDFKARKITIYGELVGGLYPHPNVAPDDSIRPIQTGIYYSPTIEFCAFDIAIEHDKLPTRLYLDYLRCIEYFSRFGFLYAKILATGRLQELLNLDIRLDSFLPEQLGLPQLEKNLIEGIVLKPIDFSPHHEITSRPILKLKNPEFEEIIIFHQAEKWSYNNTFISHAQDLEFIVDEIRNYITANRLNNVLSKTGHLKSNNFKRRIEVETLFLEDALASFNEDHGFILGELSEQQTNWVTARIIASIVQIVDSSLDS; from the coding sequence ATGGACAAATTCTCAGAATACGAAAAAATCCCTTCCAATTTACAGCGTTTGATTCAAGATGAGCGGACTGCCGATTTGGTTTATAAATTCAAATGGATAGCAACCGAAAAGCTGCATGGAGCAAATTTCAGCATTATCTATATTGATAAAAAGCTTCGGTTTGCAAAGAGAAAAGGATATCTCAACTGGAAGGACGATTTTTTTGGCTTTCAGTTATTTGTAAGTAGAAACGAAAACAAAATACTGGAACTTTTCGAACAACTGGAAAGAGATTTTAAAGCAAGAAAAATAACCATATATGGCGAGTTAGTAGGAGGACTTTATCCTCACCCCAATGTGGCTCCCGATGACAGCATCCGGCCGATCCAGACAGGGATTTATTATTCTCCTACTATCGAATTTTGCGCTTTTGACATTGCTATCGAACATGACAAATTGCCTACTAGGCTATACTTGGACTATTTAAGATGCATTGAATATTTTTCCCGGTTTGGTTTTTTATATGCCAAAATCCTTGCAACAGGAAGACTTCAAGAATTATTGAATCTGGATATAAGACTAGATTCCTTCTTACCGGAACAGCTTGGTTTACCGCAGCTTGAAAAGAATCTTATAGAGGGTATCGTTCTAAAACCGATCGATTTTTCGCCGCATCATGAGATTACTTCTAGGCCTATACTAAAATTAAAGAATCCGGAATTTGAAGAGATTATCATATTTCACCAGGCAGAAAAGTGGTCATATAACAACACTTTTATCTCCCACGCGCAGGATCTGGAATTTATCGTTGACGAAATTCGAAATTATATCACGGCAAATCGGCTTAACAATGTGCTGTCTAAAACTGGTCATCTTAAATCTAATAATTTCAAACGCAGGATTGAAGTTGAAACCCTCTTTCTGGAAGATGCGCTGGCAAGCTTTAACGAAGATCATGGGTTTATTCTAGGTGAATTAAGCGAGCAGCAGACAAATTGGGTTACCGCGAGGATCATAGCATCTATTGTCCAAATAGTGGATTCATCACTAGATAGTTAA
- a CDS encoding DegT/DnrJ/EryC1/StrS family aminotransferase: MKEKLAINGGPKAVNKEFLWPIFDAGDVNAVTRIAQSGKWGNPDCGDEVAKFEEEFAAYCGAKYAITCVNGSVSLRLALIACDVKPGDEVIVPPYTFITTASSVIECNCVPVFVDIDPNTYNISPAAIEAAITERTKAIIPVHFGGLACDMDAIMDIARKHGLRVIEDAAHGHGAEYKGKKLGSIGDVGSFSFQSSKNLTSGEGGIVITNDDELYAMMRSLRNVGRIEGGQWYDHYNPGCNYRITQIQAVLLSQQLKRLEAQTRKRNDNGLYLNHLLSKVKGISPLSRNEAITLHCYHIYIFKYDPAAFGGLSRNDFAAMLTAEGVPSFKGYPHPLYKQPLFQNKNFMCYAIPDHVDYTQVYCPNAEQACSSDAVWILQHALLGEKEDMEAFVNAILKIQTSQL, translated from the coding sequence ATGAAGGAGAAGCTGGCCATAAATGGCGGACCAAAAGCGGTCAATAAGGAATTTTTATGGCCGATATTCGATGCCGGCGATGTAAATGCAGTCACCAGAATTGCTCAAAGCGGAAAATGGGGGAATCCCGACTGCGGAGACGAAGTCGCGAAGTTTGAAGAAGAGTTTGCTGCTTACTGCGGAGCCAAATATGCAATCACCTGCGTAAACGGATCCGTTTCGCTCCGACTTGCATTGATCGCCTGCGACGTGAAGCCCGGCGACGAAGTGATCGTACCACCGTATACGTTTATTACAACGGCTTCATCGGTAATCGAATGCAATTGCGTTCCAGTTTTTGTGGACATTGATCCCAACACCTATAACATTAGCCCCGCAGCTATTGAAGCGGCCATTACGGAGCGGACGAAAGCAATCATTCCCGTGCACTTCGGCGGCTTAGCCTGCGATATGGATGCAATTATGGACATTGCCAGAAAACATGGCTTGCGCGTTATCGAGGATGCAGCGCACGGGCATGGAGCGGAATACAAGGGCAAAAAACTGGGTTCCATTGGTGATGTAGGCAGTTTCAGTTTTCAATCTTCCAAAAACCTGACATCCGGTGAAGGCGGGATTGTGATCACCAACGACGACGAACTATATGCCATGATGCGTTCGCTGCGGAATGTCGGGCGGATCGAGGGTGGACAATGGTATGACCATTACAATCCGGGCTGCAATTACCGGATCACACAAATACAAGCCGTTCTGCTCTCGCAACAACTGAAAAGACTGGAAGCTCAGACCCGAAAACGGAACGATAATGGGCTATACTTGAACCACTTACTCTCAAAGGTTAAAGGGATCTCACCTTTGTCGCGTAACGAAGCGATCACCTTGCACTGTTACCACATTTATATTTTCAAATACGATCCTGCGGCTTTTGGTGGCCTGTCCAGAAATGATTTCGCGGCAATGCTTACAGCGGAAGGCGTGCCGAGTTTCAAAGGTTATCCTCATCCATTATATAAACAGCCCCTTTTTCAAAATAAAAATTTCATGTGCTACGCCATTCCGGACCACGTGGATTATACCCAGGTTTACTGCCCCAATGCAGAACAAGCATGCAGCTCAGACGCGGTCTGGATTTTACAGCATGCCTTGCTAGGTGAAAAAGAAGATATGGAAGCGTTTGTAAATGCCATTTTGAAGATTCAGACTTCGCAATTATGA
- a CDS encoding SusD/RagB family nutrient-binding outer membrane lipoprotein — MKILKYIPGLVFMLSLLVVTSCKEDLTEINENPNGVDPNSANPNLIMPTVMTGVANQYVKLGYGKIAGVIQHTQEDAWKDGFNDYNWNEEDDEWKAWYGFLRNNNLLHKRAVETKVKFHEGVALTMRAFIFGTISDLWGDAPYTEALKGDEGTMLPKFDSQEVIYKGIIEDLKAASATFAASGDERDAPAYDVFYNGNALKWQKFANTLLLRYYMRISSKLPDIAKPGIEAVYASGIYFKDASDDAVMDYIGTDKDNSWPNATAYDVSESNWRRRRPASTLISNLVTNQDPRLKVWFLPVHVRWVADPTLAKGMDEFIREDGKILTGVKSFTEQELRAKIAAGHKYTRHFNPNTYKPSRPEQFNGPLNTGEYVGVPPGMIDPTYFNENPTTGQQVQNQHASQLSYTYQGNKGGILKARLASAAETSFILAEAAQKGWAAGDAAAHYNNGIKQSLQTWGVADAYNAFIKQKGVAYNGTQAQIIEQKWIASWTAATEGWFDYRRTGLPKLVPGVAPVSRALPVRFIYSNNELNNNGESVRSAIERLEETRFSGPRKKNSQWSKPWLVQGTGKPWE; from the coding sequence ATGAAGATTTTAAAATATATTCCCGGTCTTGTTTTCATGCTTTCGCTGCTGGTCGTAACTTCTTGTAAGGAAGACCTGACGGAGATCAATGAAAACCCAAATGGTGTTGATCCAAACAGCGCCAATCCAAACCTGATAATGCCCACCGTCATGACGGGCGTTGCCAACCAATATGTAAAGTTGGGCTACGGCAAAATTGCGGGCGTAATACAGCACACCCAGGAAGATGCCTGGAAAGATGGCTTCAATGACTACAACTGGAACGAAGAAGACGACGAATGGAAGGCCTGGTATGGATTTCTGAGAAACAATAACCTGCTTCACAAAAGAGCCGTTGAGACCAAGGTCAAATTTCATGAAGGTGTTGCATTAACGATGCGAGCATTCATCTTCGGGACTATTTCCGATCTCTGGGGCGACGCACCCTACACCGAGGCACTGAAAGGGGACGAGGGAACAATGCTTCCGAAATTCGATAGTCAGGAAGTGATCTACAAAGGGATCATTGAAGATTTGAAGGCTGCCTCAGCTACTTTCGCGGCATCAGGTGATGAAAGAGATGCGCCTGCTTATGATGTGTTTTATAATGGAAATGCGCTGAAATGGCAAAAATTTGCGAACACATTGCTGCTTCGCTACTATATGCGTATTTCAAGCAAGCTGCCTGACATTGCCAAACCAGGAATTGAAGCGGTTTATGCATCCGGAATTTATTTCAAAGATGCCAGCGATGATGCAGTAATGGATTACATCGGCACAGACAAAGACAATTCATGGCCAAATGCAACCGCATATGATGTCAGCGAATCTAACTGGAGAAGGAGAAGACCGGCATCAACATTGATAAGCAACCTGGTAACCAACCAGGACCCTCGTTTGAAAGTTTGGTTCTTACCGGTTCACGTGCGTTGGGTGGCAGATCCGACATTGGCCAAAGGAATGGATGAGTTCATTCGTGAGGATGGCAAAATCCTTACCGGTGTGAAATCATTTACTGAGCAGGAATTAAGGGCGAAAATCGCTGCGGGGCACAAATACACGCGTCATTTCAACCCTAACACCTACAAGCCCAGCCGTCCTGAACAATTTAACGGGCCGCTAAATACTGGCGAGTACGTGGGCGTTCCGCCCGGGATGATCGATCCGACCTATTTTAACGAAAATCCTACAACGGGTCAGCAAGTGCAGAATCAGCATGCATCGCAACTGAGCTACACTTATCAAGGAAATAAAGGAGGAATTTTGAAAGCAAGATTGGCTTCGGCTGCTGAAACATCCTTTATTCTGGCGGAAGCCGCACAGAAAGGTTGGGCGGCCGGTGATGCCGCTGCGCATTACAATAATGGCATTAAGCAATCATTGCAAACCTGGGGTGTAGCGGATGCGTACAACGCATTTATCAAACAAAAAGGCGTTGCTTACAATGGCACACAAGCGCAAATCATCGAACAAAAATGGATTGCAAGCTGGACTGCGGCCACGGAAGGTTGGTTTGACTATCGCAGGACGGGTTTACCAAAGCTTGTTCCCGGCGTAGCGCCTGTTTCCCGTGCATTGCCAGTACGCTTTATTTACAGTAACAATGAACTGAACAACAATGGCGAGAGCGTGAGAAGTGCCATTGAAAGACTGGAGGAAACCAGGTTTTCAGGGCCGCGCAAGAAAAACAGCCAATGGTCAAAACCATGGCTGGTGCAAGGCACAGGAAAACCCTGGGAATAA
- a CDS encoding SusC/RagA family TonB-linked outer membrane protein yields the protein MDPISIISMRRVFWCLLATLLFTLTEVSVLAGKKPENARLGQSVARIRGTVTSAVDGAVIPGVNVLVKGTQLGTTTDAAGKYDIDVDGNDAVLVFSYIGFNTTEVTVQGKSVIDVVMEENVATLQEAVVTALGIKRETRSLGYNVGKVEGKDIANVANENVLTSLSGRVSGVSINQTSGIGSSISIVIRGAASLKNNQPLFVVDGVPIANSLANVSEKGSGNKVDYGNAISDINPDDIESMSVLKGPSAAALYGSRAGNGVILITTKSGKKGKGLGVSFSTSNVFEKPYRYLDLHYKYANGERPFQLDESSAYWGGLPLDAGNKEVQWNSPLDEKGNPIPTELRSYKDNMKNFLQTGITSTNNLTVSGSTDKSTYRVSYNNMINRGLIPNSDLYRNGLSLAGTFDMAKNLKLSTNINFVRSSSNSRPQTSERDGNPLQAVYYSPSYNIEDLKGVWKPGLEEIEQMTVAKGETDNPYFLAKHLTNAYTRDRLYGNIKLDWTIAPGLTAFARYSHDMYDEDRETKIPWSYKSMAKGGYYLENIGRNESNADFLITKTIKASDFDISISGGGNIMQQHGNSSNLGGRDLSVPGLYNISNIPVGNRIVGNGSYKKAIYSLYALSSIGFKNQLYLDLTARNDWSSTLPESNRSYFYPSASLSWLASTTFNMPSAVSLLKFRGGWAQVGNDTDPYQLYPNLGTGNWGDLVTVNLGDNLLNPTLLPEIATSTEGGIDLNLFNNRLRFDITYYDRANTNQIFSVPMAPSTGYASKNINAGKLVSRGWEIGLGGTPISNRNGWSVDLNANFSRNRVTVKELAPNFPYFEQWGENGAGAYTFVGEQIGNMYSRGFATVTDENSPYYRWPIIAYDGEGGDMDWQSLGGRENNVKVGNYNPDFLVGGQATITYKRLSLGLSFDWRKGGEFMSFTYRYGESDWKSQRQIDNLIPGSQYTPDELVALLKSDPEKYIIPQNGNFPRVGGHTAATGGFGPDGDGAFIPGVWQDEAGNYHEWLGGTGTKYLPITAVYPWSFNQQVTFDASFVKLREVTLSYKIPNLFGVVRNANLSLYTRNIMLWTASKIGIDPERAFWADPNKGGFRQGIERQNVMPWTIPFGFKLNFDF from the coding sequence ATGGATCCAATCTCTATTATTAGTATGCGACGGGTATTCTGGTGTTTGCTCGCAACGCTGCTTTTTACCCTGACGGAAGTATCCGTACTGGCCGGTAAAAAACCTGAAAATGCCAGGCTCGGCCAGTCCGTTGCCCGAATCCGCGGAACAGTGACGTCCGCTGTGGATGGGGCAGTTATACCGGGTGTAAACGTGCTGGTAAAAGGAACCCAGCTGGGAACGACCACCGACGCCGCCGGGAAATATGACATTGATGTTGACGGCAATGACGCAGTCCTCGTTTTTTCCTACATTGGGTTCAACACAACCGAAGTGACTGTTCAGGGAAAAAGTGTGATCGACGTTGTAATGGAAGAGAATGTGGCGACTTTGCAGGAAGCAGTTGTCACGGCCCTCGGCATAAAAAGGGAAACACGCTCGCTGGGATATAATGTTGGTAAAGTAGAAGGTAAGGACATTGCCAATGTTGCCAATGAAAACGTGCTTACTTCCCTGTCAGGGCGCGTTTCTGGGGTGTCTATTAACCAAACCAGCGGTATTGGTTCGTCGATCAGCATTGTGATCAGGGGAGCAGCATCCTTGAAAAACAATCAGCCATTGTTTGTGGTGGACGGTGTGCCCATAGCCAACAGCCTTGCCAACGTGAGCGAGAAAGGAAGCGGTAACAAAGTCGATTATGGTAATGCGATCTCAGACATTAACCCCGACGATATTGAAAGCATGTCGGTTTTGAAAGGACCTAGCGCGGCAGCACTCTATGGCTCCAGAGCCGGTAACGGGGTTATTCTGATCACGACCAAATCGGGAAAAAAAGGGAAAGGACTGGGCGTTTCGTTCTCTACTTCCAATGTCTTTGAAAAACCTTATAGATATCTGGATCTGCATTATAAGTACGCCAACGGTGAAAGACCATTCCAATTGGACGAGTCATCGGCATACTGGGGAGGGTTACCACTGGATGCGGGAAACAAAGAAGTACAATGGAACAGCCCGCTGGATGAAAAGGGTAATCCAATCCCTACGGAGCTGAGATCTTATAAAGACAACATGAAGAATTTTCTTCAGACGGGGATTACGTCAACGAACAACCTGACCGTTTCCGGTTCTACGGATAAGTCGACATACCGCGTTTCGTACAATAATATGATCAACCGCGGACTGATCCCTAACTCGGACCTCTATCGGAATGGGTTGTCGCTTGCGGGGACATTTGATATGGCTAAAAATCTGAAATTGAGCACCAATATCAATTTCGTCCGTTCCAGCTCAAACAGCCGCCCGCAAACTTCAGAAAGAGACGGTAACCCATTGCAAGCCGTATATTATTCTCCCAGCTATAATATTGAGGATCTGAAAGGTGTCTGGAAACCGGGTTTGGAAGAAATCGAACAGATGACCGTCGCAAAAGGTGAGACGGACAACCCATATTTCCTTGCCAAACATTTGACCAATGCGTATACACGTGATCGTTTGTATGGGAATATCAAATTGGACTGGACAATCGCCCCGGGTCTGACCGCCTTTGCACGTTACTCACATGATATGTATGATGAAGACCGCGAGACCAAAATTCCATGGAGCTACAAGAGCATGGCGAAAGGCGGTTATTATCTTGAAAATATCGGCCGGAATGAAAGCAATGCAGATTTCCTTATTACTAAGACCATTAAGGCAAGCGATTTTGACATAAGCATTTCGGGTGGTGGTAACATCATGCAGCAACATGGAAACAGCTCAAACCTGGGCGGCAGAGACCTTTCCGTGCCGGGATTGTATAACATTTCAAATATTCCTGTCGGTAACAGGATCGTAGGAAACGGCAGTTACAAGAAAGCCATATACAGTTTGTATGCATTGAGCTCTATAGGTTTCAAAAATCAGCTTTATCTCGATTTGACGGCGCGTAACGACTGGTCAAGCACACTTCCTGAGAGCAACCGCTCTTATTTCTATCCGTCGGCATCATTGAGCTGGTTGGCAAGCACTACATTTAATATGCCATCGGCCGTTTCGTTACTGAAATTCCGCGGAGGCTGGGCGCAGGTGGGTAATGATACTGATCCTTATCAGTTGTATCCCAACCTTGGAACCGGAAACTGGGGCGACCTCGTAACGGTCAACCTGGGTGACAATTTGCTTAACCCAACCTTATTGCCTGAAATCGCGACCTCAACAGAAGGAGGGATTGACCTGAATCTGTTCAATAACCGATTGAGATTCGATATTACATATTATGACAGGGCTAATACAAACCAGATTTTCAGTGTTCCTATGGCGCCGTCAACCGGTTATGCCAGCAAGAACATTAATGCTGGAAAGCTGGTAAGCCGTGGTTGGGAAATTGGTTTGGGTGGAACCCCTATCAGTAACAGAAACGGATGGAGCGTCGATTTGAATGCTAATTTCAGCCGCAACCGCGTTACGGTGAAAGAATTAGCTCCCAACTTTCCTTATTTTGAACAATGGGGAGAAAACGGAGCGGGCGCTTACACTTTTGTAGGGGAGCAAATCGGTAATATGTACAGCCGCGGATTCGCGACAGTTACAGATGAAAACTCGCCTTACTATCGCTGGCCTATCATCGCTTATGATGGTGAAGGCGGTGATATGGATTGGCAATCGCTCGGCGGCCGCGAAAACAATGTGAAGGTCGGTAACTACAACCCAGACTTCCTCGTAGGCGGACAGGCAACTATTACCTACAAAAGGTTATCACTCGGATTAAGTTTCGACTGGCGAAAAGGCGGCGAATTTATGTCGTTTACATATCGTTACGGAGAATCCGACTGGAAATCGCAACGTCAGATCGACAACCTGATCCCGGGAAGTCAATATACGCCGGATGAACTGGTTGCATTATTGAAATCGGATCCTGAAAAATATATTATTCCGCAAAACGGCAATTTTCCACGCGTAGGAGGGCACACGGCGGCAACCGGCGGTTTCGGACCGGATGGGGACGGAGCATTTATTCCGGGTGTGTGGCAGGATGAAGCGGGTAATTACCATGAATGGCTGGGCGGAACAGGAACAAAATATCTGCCGATCACCGCAGTGTATCCATGGAGCTTCAACCAGCAGGTTACATTTGACGCGTCATTTGTAAAATTGCGGGAAGTAACATTGTCATACAAAATACCAAACCTTTTCGGTGTGGTGCGGAATGCCAACCTGTCGTTGTACACCAGAAATATCATGTTGTGGACCGCTTCAAAAATCGGAATCGATCCTGAGCGTGCCTTCTGGGCTGATCCAAACAAAGGCGGGTTCCGTCAGGGAATTGAAAGACAAAATGTTATGCCGTGGACAATCCCATTTGGATTTAAGCTGAACTTCGATTTCTGA